ATAACAAAGCGCATCGCCTGCGAGCGGGGGAGCGAGCGCCGCAACAAACGAAGCCGCAAGTGCGATACCGGCGCATCCTGCGACGAGCCTCCGCAAGTTCAAGGGGAGTGTATCGTCCAGCGTCCTCGCGACCGGTTGTTCGCTCCAAAAACGGCGAAGTTCGCTACGCATCCGAACGACGCCGAGCGTGGCGGCTACGAGCGTCAGCGCGACGATCCAGTTTTCGTATAGCATGCCGGCCAACCCGAGCAGCCCTAAAAACGTTCCCCACAGCAACAACCCTAATGCCGCTTCCCAGACGACCCGACCACGCCGCTCGCTCGCGATCGTAACACAGCAATAGGGGAGCGCGATGCTGCCGACCGACCATGCCGCCGTTGCGATCGTCGCGAAGGCGAGCACCGTACGAAGTTGCAGCAGCAGGGGAATCATGGCGTCGCTCAATCGCTCGGAAACCGAATCAATTCGAAACGAAATAGCCGCTCAACATTTTCACGAGATACACGACGGCAACCGTCGAGATCCAAATCGCGCCGAGCCAATGTTGCCAAGCTGCCGTCGGATGGCGGCGAGGTTCCGCGTCGGGACGCGAGAGCAAGCTTTTCACGATCCATTGACGCGCCTTGCGACTTTCCGCCGACATGCGCGAACGCTGCGATTTCGGCTCTCGGATGGGTGCGATCATGGTCGTTTATCGTTTCCGAGTCGCTTGTTCGACTGTGCGTTCGATAAGAAATGCGGCGCCATCGTGGCCGGCGTATCGAGGATTCGTCGAACGGTCTGCATCACATCGTCGGGCGTGAGTTCGCTCATGCACGGATGATTCGCCACCGGACAACGCGAAGCGAAGCACGGCGCACACGCCACGGCATGACGCACCACGGCAACGCGATGTCCCCACGGTTGCCATTGGTCCGACACGGTCGAGCCGCTGAATAAGGACACGACGCGCGCACCGGTCGCTGCCGCAAGATGCGCCGGGCCGCTATCGGCACCGATGAACAGTTCCGTCCGTTGCACGAGCGATGCGAGTTGGTCGAGCGTAAGCCGTCCGGTCCAATCCATGACCCCCGGCCAGAACATTTCTTGCGTGATTTCGCGCCCCGTTTCGACGTCTCCTTGGCCTCCGACCAAGATCACGCGGGCATGACGTTCAACGATGGCTCGGCCCAAGAGTTCGCGCCAATGCTTCACCGGCCAAGCCTTCGCTGAAGTTCCGGCGCCGACATGCAAGGCCCACAACGGTCGACTTCCTTGTCGGAACTCGCCGAGCATGTGCGTGACGAAACGAATCGCTTCCGACGACGGAACGAACTTCGGCCCTTCCGTGGAGCGGACGTCGGCTCCGAGAGCCGCGAGTAGCGCTCGCCGCGAATCGACTTCATGC
The window above is part of the Planctomycetia bacterium genome. Proteins encoded here:
- a CDS encoding glycosyltransferase family 9 protein, coding for MNFNNSLTTRYRFVRARWRWLFAVVDAIGAAWLHAWRRVFGEAAAKPLDPEAVGKILLIQLDHLGDAVMTTSMFASLKRRFPQATIDVLAAPWNCEVFAASKEIGRIYVSRWNRFRRNFKAGWPFPFYLWAPALRARCYDLAIDVRGDFPNAVLMRLCGIPRRVGWACAGGGFLLTDSAEFVRGRHEVDSRRALLAALGADVRSTEGPKFVPSSEAIRFVTHMLGEFRQGSRPLWALHVGAGTSAKAWPVKHWRELLGRAIVERHARVILVGGQGDVETGREITQEMFWPGVMDWTGRLTLDQLASLVQRTELFIGADSGPAHLAAATGARVVSLFSGSTVSDQWQPWGHRVAVVRHAVACAPCFASRCPVANHPCMSELTPDDVMQTVRRILDTPATMAPHFLSNAQSNKRLGNDKRP